The genomic region GATCGATCTCGCGCAGGCGGTCGCGTCCGGGCCCTCCATCGTGGCGCCGGTCCCGGTGACCGCCGATCCGCTGGCGGACCCGTCCGGCATCGAGGTCGCCATCACGGCGAGCGGACAGTTTGCCGTCGTGCGCGAGGCGGACCGGGCCGAGCTGCGGGTCGTGCGCGTCGCCGGAACGCCCCTTGGCGAGATGTGGACGATTCCGCTGCCGTCCGTGCCCACCGACGTGGACCTCGCGCCGGGCGGCGCGCGGGCGTACGCCGTGTTGCGCGAGCAGTCGCAGCTCGCGGTCATCGACGTGCCGGAGGACGCGCTCGATCCGAGCGGCGTCGAGTTCATCGACCTCGGCGGCGAGACGGTCGGCTCGCTCGTGCTGTCCGAGGACGGCGCGCGCGGGCTGCTGTTCACCAACGCCGCTCCGATCGAGCGGTTGACCGTGGTCGAGTTGACGGACCCGCCCTACCCGACTCGCAGCCTGCCGCTGCAAAAGTCGGTGCGCCTGGCGGCGTTCGATCCGCAGGGCGACTCGGTGATCGTCGTCCACGCGAAGCAGCCGGGCGATCCCGGGACCGCCTCCACGCTCGACGAATACATCGACCGCAGCTACGGCTACTCGGTGGTCGACGTGGCCACGGGCTTCGCCAAGCTCCAGGTCACGCCGGTGGCCCCCGGGCCGTTCGCATTCGCCACCACGCGCCGCCGCGCGTACCTGATCCTCGACGGCGGTGACGCCGAGGGCGCCGTCGCGCGCGTCCACACGATCGAACTTGATACCGGCGTCGTGCGCGAGCGGGATCTCCGATCGCCGCCCGACGCGGTCGGCATCCTGCCCGCCGCGGGCGTCGCATTCGTGTCACAACGCCACGCGCTCGGCCGCGTGTCGTTCATCGACGTCGACACCGACGCCATTCGCACCGTCACCGGCTTCGATCTCAACGGCCGGATCATCGACTGATGGCGCGCGCGCGGACGACAACTCCGATTCTCCCGGGTGCGTGCGGCGGGCGGCGACCCGGTCGGCCGCCATCGCCCGGCCAACGTGATTGCCCGCTGCCGCGCCGCGCCGGCGCGCCGGATCGTTGCCGCCCGCAAGCGGCCGTCGCCGCCGTCGCGCCGGCATTCACCCCAGCGAGGTATCACCCGTGAAACGAATCGCATGGCTGGCCCTGTATGGAACCTTGACCGCGTGCTGGCTCGACGAGCCTCGACCTGTCGGCTACGACCGCCACCGCGAGGTGCTCGGCCCGGTCGCGATGAAGGACCGCGTCGCGTACGTCGACACCGCGCGCGATCGCGTCATCTTCGTCGACTCCGCCGGAGGTGACCCGGTCGTGCGGACGGTGGGCATCGGCCGCAGCGCCGTGTTCGTAACGCCGACGCCGGACCGGTCCCGATTGGTCGTGATCACGCGCGGCGAGGAAGCCGTCGTCGAGGGACAGGTCGACGAGGAGCCTGCCCTGTGGGTCGTCGATCCCGACGGCGGCGAGGCGCCCGTCGCGTACCCGATCGGATCGCCGTTCAACCGCATCGCGATCTCCAGCGACGGCGCGGAGGCGGTGGCGTATTACACCGGAAGCGGATTCGATCCCAACACCGGTGTGTTTCGCAATCCGAACGAGGTCGCCGTCGTGCACCTGTCGCAGCCGCCGGGCGACGGCAACCCGGTCGTGCGCACGGTGCGTTCGTTCGGCGCCGCGCCCGACGGCGTCGTGTTGTCCCCGCCGATGGCGATCCCGGGCGCCGACGACTCCACGCCGCGGACGTTCGCATTCATCCTGGCGCCAAACACGGTGACGATCCTGGACGCGACGCACCCGGAACGCGACGAGGTGTCGATTCGTCTCGATCAGGGCAGCGACGTGACCGTATACCCGCGGGAGATCGCATTCGCGCCGGACCGCGCCACCGCGTACTTGCGCGCCGACAACGCGCGCGACATCGTCGCCATCGAGATCCACCCGGACCCGCCGAGCGCTGAGCGTCCGCGCGACAACGACTATCGTCCGGTGCTGGCGGAACTCGGAACGGGCGGCGGACCGGCCGACGTCGCCTGGTACGACGACGCCGCCGGCCGCCGGTTCGTCGTGGCCGCCACGCCGGGCACGCGCGACGTCGTCGTCATCGACGCCAACACCGCCGAGTTCGTCACGGTCGAGACGCCGGATCCCATCGATCGCATTCTGCTGTTCCCCGCCGGTGGCGACCAGCCGCCCCGAACCGCCGTGTTGGCGTCGCTCGGCGACCGCAGTTCGCGAGTCCATCTTCTGGCGCTCGACGGCATCACGGACCCGCTGGTGCCGATCGACCTGCGGACGGTCGACCTCGCTGCGCCCGTCGTCGACGTGGTCCCCGTGCCGGGGCGTGCGTATGCGATGATCGTGCACGACGCCGATCGCACGGTGCTCGGCCTGCTCGACGTCGCGTTCGGGTCCGTGTCCCCACTTCAGGGTGCCGGGCGCCTCGACGCCTACGACTTTTCCGCCGGCGGGACGCATCTGGTGGGCATCACGTCCGGCGTCGCGCGCGTCGGGTTCGTCGAACTCGACACGCTGCATCCGTTCGACCTGCGGCTCGACGACGCGCCCGGGCGCGTGTTCGCGCTGGCGGGAGGTGGCGTGTACGTGGATCACAGCGATCCGTTCGGGCGCGCCACGATTTTGCCGTCGGTCGAGGCCGGCCGGCAGGAGTCGGTCGTGCTCAGCGGCTTCTTGCTGGCGGACTGGATCGATGAACCGCTGTGAGCCGGGACTCGGGAGGAAACTCATGTTGCGAACGATGATCATCGCGGCCGGTATGTGCGCGGCGGCCACTACGAGTGCGTCGCCGGCGTTCGAAGTCGGGGTGGCGTCCGGCGCGCGCGCGATGCGGTCCACCAGCGTCGACACGCTCACGGAAGACGATTCGCACGAGTCGTTGGCGCTGACCGCCGCGTATCGCGTCGTCGACTTGCCCGCGCTCGGCCTGCGCGTGCGCGCGGAGGTTGCGTACCTGCACGAACGCGTGGGCGGCACGACCTATCAGCAAATCGACTCGGACCTGGTGACGCACGGCGTGCGTGCTGGCGCGCGGGTCGAACGCGATCTGCGCTCGTGGTTGACGTTGCACGCCGGCGTGTGGGCTGGGTACAAGCGCGGCACGTTGGCCTTGTCGGATCGGGCGTTCGGATCGGCGCGTGCGACGGAGGACACTGCGCGGGCGGCGACCGTCGCGGCGACCGCGGGCGTCGACCTCGCAATCGTCCGGCGCCGCTCGTGGAGGCTCGTGGCGCGGACCGAGTTCGAATACGAGCGGGCCTCCGCGATGCACTTCGTCGCGCGGCCGGCGGCCGGCGACGACGGTGCGCTCACGATCCCGACCCGGTCGGCATCGCTCGGCGACCTCGACACGTCCGGCCCGGCGATCCACGTCGGAATCGCCGTGCAGTTCTGAGCGACCGGACGGGACCGGCCACCGGCGACGGAGCATCGCCGGCGGCCGGTGCCCGCGGGCCGCCGCCGGCTATGGCCTGGCCCGCGCCAACGTCGTCGGGCCGGACAGCGCGAGGTGGGGCGCCAGTTTGTCGACGGTCTTGCGACCGAATCCCTTGACGCGACGAAGGTCGCGGATTCGCTTGAACGGACCGTGTTTGCGCCGCCATTCGACGATGCGGCGCGCCTTGACCTGGCCGACGCCCGGCAGCCGCTGCAGCTCCGTTTCGGTCGCGTCGTTGAGGTTGACGACACCGCGGACCGGTGCGGCAGGCGGGACGCTGCGCCGGGTGCGCTTGCCCGCGCGGCGGGGGGCGCGCGCGTCACCGGTGCGCCGCGCGTGCGCGCCGTCGCGGGCGTGCGCGGCGGGTACGTCGCCGGCCCACGCGCTCGGAGCGGCGGACAACGCGTCGGCGGCGAGCAGCGAGAAAGATGCGATCGCGACCGCGAATGCGGCGCGGAACAACAAGGTGCGATGGACCATCGGGATTCTCCTTGCGAAAGAACGAGTGGGAAGACTGCGGCAGCCTCCTAGAACGGGATGTCGCGCTTGGCGGCGGGCGCACCGTCGTCAGTGGCGGCGCCGCCGCGCGCACGATCGCGCTCGTCCAGTTCGCGGATGTGCAGCCGCCCGTTGGTCGGCAGGACGTTGAGTTCGACGTTGATCGAGCCGTCGCGGTTTTCCCACGCGCTGCCGGTGCGCACCCAGAAGGTGCCGCCGCCCTTTTTTTCGATCGGACAGAGGACTTTGTATTGCATGAGGGTCTCCTTGGTTTGGGGTTCGCGTACTGCGACCGGAGGGCATCGCAAGGCGCGAGCCAGCGGCAACCGCCCCGGCCGGCGTCGAGCTCGTCCGGTCGACGGACGCGCGTCCGGTTGCCGACCAGCCGGCAACGCGACTTGCCGGTCAGCGTCCGGTGCGCCGGACGCCGCGGCGCGCCGGCGACTGTCACCGGGCGTGTGGTCGGGGCCGGTCGCCGGCGCCGCGGCCGGCTAGCGGAAACCGTGGCGCGGCTCGGGCGGCGCAAACGCCGCCGCCGTCCACTCCGCGGCCTGGCGCAGCAGCGCCTGCGCGTCGGCAATGCTCGCCGACGTCGCGAATCGCACGACCGTGCCGTCGCGTCGCAACCGCAGCCCGCGCGCGATCCGGTCGGCTCCGACTTGCTGCAACAGCGCGCGGAGCGCCACGCCGGTTGCGCCCGAACGCGCGGCGTCGACCGCTGCGCAGAACGCGGCCGCCGCGGCGTCGCTCGCGAACTCGGCCCGGCCGATCGCGTAGAAGCCGTAGTCGGCCTGCACGATCGCGACGGTCGCATACCGCGGGGAGGGCAACGTGCCGACCACCGGGATGCCGATGCGCTCGGGTAACCCGGAGACAGTTGCGATCGCAACCGGTCCTGGACCGTCGCCGCCGGCGGCGAGGCGCGCGTCGACGGTCGCGAGCCAGTCGGGCGCGTCGAGGTGCTCGGGCCGAACCAGCAGCAAGCGGTGCGCTGACGGGGCGAAGTAGACGCGCGGGTCGGCCGGATGCGGCCGGGCGTCGCGCGCGCGATCGCCGCGCAGGCCGGCCGGCGTCTGCGACCACGTCACCCGGCCGCGCCGCGACACGAACGCGCGCGCGGCGGCGGGGTCTCCGCGCACGGCGCCCGCGACCAGGGTGGCCGTCACGTCGCGCGGGCGCGGCGACGACATCACGAGCGCGTCGAACCGCGCGTAGATGGCGCCGGCCTCGTCGCCGACGATGGCGCGATAGTCGGGCAGCGGCGACAGCAGCGCTTCGACGGCGGGGGCCCACATCGTGTCGCGCAGGCGGTCGAGGCGCACGACGGCCGTGACGATCGGAGCGCCGGGGAGGCCGGCGTTGAGGTCCTCGTCGACGCCGGCCACACCGGCGGCCACCACGGCGTCATCGACCGGCGGCACGGCGGTGAGGCGCGCGAGGCCGACGGGCAGCTCCACCGGACGGCGCGGTGCGAGCGGGCGGTTCGACCGGCCGCCGTCGGTGAGGGCCGACAGCGCCGCGGCCGCGCGCGCCCGCTCCGCGGGGTCGGTCGTCGTGCGGTCGCGGACGGCCGCTCCGCGTCGTGCTTCGAGCGAGGTCGCACCGGCGTGGGCCGCGCCCGCGCGGGGAGCGACCGCGCCGGCGCCGGCGTCTCGGTCGCCGGGCTCGGATGCGCCGCCGGCGTCGCCGGGAGCACCGGGAGCGGGTCTCGAGTCCGGCGCTTCGGGCGCCGGCTCGGGCTCGACGGGCTCCGGCTCGGGCTCGGGCGCCGGCGCCGGCTCGGGCTCGGGCGCCGGCTCGGGCTCGGCGGGCGCCGGCTCGAGCGCGGGCTCCGGCTCGGGCTCGGGCGCCGGCTCGGGCTCGGCACGCGCCGCTTCCCGATCGACGCGCGATGCGACCGGGGCGCCGGCCGCATCGCCGTCGGCGGCCACGGGCACTGGCGCGACGACGTCGTCGCCGATCAGATCGACGTCGACCGAGGCGATCTCCGAGTCCGTCCACTCGAGCGGCTCGCCGCGGACGCCGCCGTGCCCCGCCCCCGCTCGGACTCCGCACCACAGGAGCCCGAGCGCTGCCGCGTGCAGCGCCGCCGAACCGAACCACCCGGCGATCCACGCGTGCCGCACCGGCTGCCGCAGGTGGCGCATGCCGCGTATTGTGGCGCGACGCCGGCCGCGGGGCTACCGCGGCGATCGGGTCGCCGCCGGACGAGCCGCTTCGATCCCGTACGGGATACGCCGAGGCGTGCGGGGCTACCGCGGCGATCGGGTCGCCGCCGGACGAGCCGCTTCGATCCCGTATCGGACACGCCGAGGCGTGCGGGGCGACCGGGGCGATCGGGTCGCCGCCGGACGAGCGCAGCCGTGCGCCGTCGCGCGCGTGCGCGGTTGGCGCGCAGGCGGCCGCGCACGCCGCGCCGCGTGCGACCCGGACGTCCGCGGTTGCACCGCCGGGCCACTCGGATGGCCGCGCCGGCGTGGCGTCGACCGCGCGGCCGGCCCCCGGCTATACTCGCCTTGATGTCGGCCGAGCGTCCGCTCGACGAGCGCGAGCGCCGCGTCATCGCGGCCGCGCGCGACAAGGCTCACGTTCTGTACGAAGGTGTACGCACCCCTCATCGGAGCTGTGGCATCGCGCTCGCGGAGACGTTCGGTGTGCCGACTCGCCCCTACCAGGCGCTCCGCCGCGGCGGAATCACCGGCGAAGGCGTGTGCGGCGCGGTGCGCGCGGGGGAACTCATCCTCGGCGAGCGCCTGGGCGACCCGGACCCGACCGGGCCGGTGACGGATCGCCTGCGCGCGGCCATCCAGTGGTACCAGCGCGCGGTCGCCGAGCGGCTCGCCACCGGCGGTGCGCCCGATCTGGTCTGCAACACCCTCACGCGGCCGCACGGCGACTTCGCCGGCCCGGCGCGCGTGCAGTTCTGCACGCATCTGGCCGCGCAGGTCGCGGAGTTCGTGGCCGAGGCGCTCGTCCGGTTCGGCGACGAGCCGGTCGACATCGAACCGCTTGCGCTCGCCGGAGGCGACGAGGACGGTTCGCCGTGATGCACGATCGTCGCCGCCACACCGCGCCCACGGCAGCGGGCGCGACCCCGCCGGGGCCGCGGCGTGGCGACCGGCGGCCGCCGGCTCGGATGCTCGCCCGATGAAGATCAAAAAAGAGATTGTAGGTGCCGTCGTCGCCGAGGCATCGGCGAAGATGTCCGACCCCAACTATTCGGCGGTGCTCGTCGGCGGGTTCGTGCAGTCGCAGCGCGACGCGGCCCAGTATTTGAGCGCGCACGCAACGGATTTTGGCGGCGCCGAGGCGGTAGTCAACGCCATATTCCATTGCGCGCTGATCGGCCTGTGCTTCCAGCGCGGCTACGGTCGCACGGTGCGTCGGCTCACGTTCGACGACCTCGACGCCGCGTCGGCGGGAGATCGCCGTGCGGCGTTGGCCGCGCGCCAACCCTACGTGCTCGAGTATATCGATGCGAACGTCGATCGCGCGGCGATGAAGGACTCGCTGATACTCATCGCGCTCGCGATGGAGTCGGCGAGCCGGTGACCTGCAGCGCGCCGGTTACCCGGCCCCGGTCGGTGCCGCGACGGCCAGC from Deltaproteobacteria bacterium harbors:
- a CDS encoding helix-hairpin-helix domain-containing protein, coding for MVHRTLLFRAAFAVAIASFSLLAADALSAAPSAWAGDVPAAHARDGAHARRTGDARAPRRAGKRTRRSVPPAAPVRGVVNLNDATETELQRLPGVGQVKARRIVEWRRKHGPFKRIRDLRRVKGFGRKTVDKLAPHLALSGPTTLARARP